GGGGCCGGTGAAAAGTGATTACCGGCGGTTCAATATCGAAGGCATAAGGCCGGGCGACGATTATGCGGCGATTTACCAGGCGGTTTACAGACGGTTCAAGCGCTTGAAGCAAGGTGAGCACCGGGCACCGGATATTCTGTTTATCGATGGCGGCAAGGGGCAGGTTGCGGAGGCGGAAAAGGCTTTGGCCGAATTGGAGATAAACGATGTTATGATAGTCGGGGTTGCCAAGGGGCCAGATCGCAAAGCCGGCATGGAAAAAATCATTCTGGTTGGTAATAGCCAGCCGTTGGATGTGACACCGGGAGCGTCCGCTTTACTATTGATTCAACAGATTCGCGACGAGGCGCATCGTTTTGCTATAACCGGGCACAGACAAAGGCGCGGTAAAGTCAATAAGCAATCGGTATTGGAGGATATCGCCGGACTGGGGCCGAAAAGAAGACAGGTTTTGCTGAAGCAGTTTGGCGGTTTGCAGGGGGTGTCCAGTGCGGGTGTGGATGCTTTAGCCAGTATAGATGGCATTAGCCGACAATTAGCGCAGCGGATTTACGATACGTTTCACCACCAAGATGGCCATTAGATTCACAATTCCGACTTATTTGACCTTGCTGCGGATCGCACTGATCCCGTTGTTGGCCGTCGTGTTTTATTTGCCTTGGCAATATTCGAATATCGCCAGTACGCTAATTTTTCTGATTGCCGGCGTTACCGATTGGTTGGACGGTTATTTGGCGAGAAAGATGAATATGCAAACGGCTTTCGGCGCCTTTTTGGATCCGGTTGCCGATAAATTGATGGTAGCGATCGTTCTGGTTTTGATTGTGCAGGAGCAAGGCAATCCTTTTTTGGCGGTGCCGGCGGCCGTTATCATCGGCCGTGAGATTGCCATAGCGTCGCTACGGGAATGGATGGCGGAGATCGGTCAACGGGCCAAGGTTAAGGTGTCGGTGTTGGGAAAGTGGAAAACCACTGCGCAAATGACTGCAGTCAGTTTGCTACTGTACCGGGAAGACTTATTCGGCTTGCCGATCAACTCTATGGGTTATTGGCTATTATATTTGTCGGCAATTTTGACGTTGTGGTCGATGGTCAATTACCTTGTAGCGGCTTTTTCCACCATCAGCGAATAAAATAATAAAGCGGTATTAATACTGCAATAACAGAGAGTAAACAGCAGGTAAAGCTGTATATAAGAGCATGGAACAAGAATTAGAATTAACATCAGAGAATACGCAGAAAAAAACGGTTAGCCAGGACGAAGTATTGCAGGCGGCGCTGAAACTGTTCGCCGAAAAAGGCTATTTCAATACGTCGTTGACCGATATCAAGAGTGCGCTGGGTATTAAAACCAACAGCGGGATTAACCAGTTTTTCAAAACCAAACAAGCCATCGCGCAGACTTTACACGAGAATATTCTCGATAGTTTAAGTATCTCGATAGACGATATTCGCCGCCGCAACCGTAAGGCGGCGGAACAATTGCGGGAAATTGTCGATTTATTGTTCCGACTAACCGACGATGCGCCCGAGGTTGTGCAGTTTCTGCTATTTGTCAATAGCGATGAGTTTTTGTCCGAACCCAAACCTTTAATCGAGACGGCTGCATTCGTCAAAATCAAGCGTATCTTTCAGAACGGCGTTAAAGACGGTGAAATCAAGGCCATTGATCCGTTGCTAGCCTACACTTACTTTTTTGGCATCATCAACCATACTTTGGAAATGGTGTTGAAAGGGGGGCTTCCCAAGACCGCCGATAGCTACCTCTCGCAAGCTTGGTTGGTGGCATGGGGCTGCATCGCCAAAAAATAACTCACTTAAAAAGTATCAGTCCGGCAGTGGAGGAATTAGTCGATGTTGGATAACATAAAAATTGGCATGATTGGTTTGGGCTATGTCGGATTACCATTGGCGGTCGAGTTTGGCCGTAAGTATCCGACAGTGGGTTTCGATATCAATCGGCATCGAATTGAGGAATTGCGTGCCGGGCGCGATCACACTCTGGAAGTCAGCGAAGAAGAGTTGGCTGCCGCCACAAAGCTGACCTACAGCGCCGATTTGCAGGATATAGCCGATTGTTCGGTCTACATTGTGACGGTGCCGACGCCGATAAACGAACACAAACAGCCCGATTTGACGCCGTTGCAAAAAGCCAGCGACCTGCTGGGCAAGGTTATTAAACGCGGCGATATCGTGATTTACGAATCGACAGTCTATCCCGGCGCCACCGAGGAAGTTTGCGTGCCGATTCTTGAGAAAGTTTCCGGTTTGAAATTTAACCAGGATTTTTACGTCGGCTATAGCCCCGAGCGAATTAATCCCGGCGACAAACAGCATCGGGTGACCAATATTCTGAAGGTAACTTCCGGCTCGACGCCGGAGATTGCCGAAAAAGTAGACGCGCTATATAAAAGTATCATTACTGCCGGCACCCATAAAGCCAGCAGTATCAAAGTCGCCGAAGCCGCTAAAGTGATTGAAAACACGCAACGCGACGTTAATATCGCGTTGATCAATGAGTTGGCATTGATCTTCAATAAACTGGGTATCGATACCGAAGAAGTACTATTGGCTGCCGGCACCAAGTGGAATTTTTTGCCGTTTAGGCCTGGCTTGGTGGGCGGGCATTGTATCGGCGTGGATCCTTACTATTTGACTCATAAAGCCCAAGCGATCGGTTATAACCCGGAAGTGATTCTGTCCGGTCGCCGCATCAACGACGGTATGGGCGTTTATGTGGTATCGCAACTGGTCAAATTGATGCTGAAAAAGCGTATCCACGTCCAGGAAGCCAATGTACTGATCATGGGTTTGACCTTCAAGGAAAATTGCCCGGATATACGCAACACCAGGGTAGTGGACATTGTTGCCGAGTTACATACTTACGGGGTTAACGTCGACGTATACGACCCTTGGGTCAATGGCGAAGAAGCGCGCCACGAGTATGGTATATCTCCTGTCGATCACCCGGAAAAAGGCAAATACGACGCAATTATTCTGGCAGTGGCCCACGATCAATTCCGACAAATGCCTATTGCCGAGATCAGGAGCTTAGGTACGCCGCAGACCATTATCTACGATTTGAAGTATTTGTTCCCGGCCGACCAAACCGATGCAAGGTTGTAAGCGATGAGAATTATGGTGACCGGCACGGCCGGTTTTATCGGCAGCCATTTGGCGATTAAACTGCTGGAACGCGGCGACGAGGTTATCGGTATCGACAATCTCAACGACTATTACGACGTCAATCTCAAGCTCAGCCGTTTGGCTCGAATCAAAGATTATTCCGGGTTTATCGACGTCAGATTGGATATTGCCGATCGGACAGGTATTGACGCCGCTTTCAAACGGTACCAGCCGCAAAAAGTTGTCAATTTAGCGGCGCAGGCCGGCGTCCGGTATTCGCTGGAAAATCCGCACGCCTATATCGATAGCAATATCGTCGGGTTTATCAATATTTTGGAAGGGTGCCGACACCACAACGTCGAGCATCTGGTTTACGCCTCCAGTAGTTCGGTTTACGGTGCCAATGAATCGATGCCGTTTTCGGTACATGACAATGTCGACCATCCGTTAAGTTTGTACGCCGCCTCGAAAAAAGCCAATGAATTGATGGCGCATACATACAGCAATCTGTATCGGTTGCCGACCACAGGGCTGCGTTTTTTCACGGTTTACGGACCTTGGGGGCGTCCGGATATGGCGTTGTTTTTGTTCACCAAGGCTATTTTGGCGGGTGAAAAAATCAAGGTGTTTAACTACGGCAAACACCGGCGCGATTTTACTTATATAGACGATATCGTCGAAGGCGTCATGCGTACGCTGGATCATAATGCTCAGCCCAATCCGGACTGGAACGGATTGAACCCGGACCCGGGCACCAGCAGGGCGCCCTGGCGCGTTTACAATATCGGTAACCAGAATCCGGTAGAATTGATGGCATACATCGAGACGTTAGAGCGCTATTTGGGCAAAACGGCGGAAAAAGAGTTATTGCCGCTACAACCGGGCGATGTCCCGGATACCTACGCAGATGTCGAAGCTTTAGTCAGCGATGTCGGTTATAAACCGAATACCAGTATCGAGCAAGGTATAGCGCGTTTTGTCGAGTGGTATTTAAACTATTATCAAGTGTAAGCGGTCGCGCAATTTTGCCGATTTTTTCTAGCAGGAGGCCCGAAAAAATCTTTCGGCAAATAGTGACTCTCCGAGCCGGGTTTTTGCGTGCCCATCAAGCATGCAATTTCTACTATCGGTTTGAATACTGGTATTCGAAAAAAATCGGCGTTCACGGGGGGGGGGGGGCGACTAATTGGTGTCAAATTTTTATTTTTTTCCTTAAATTATAGACTCAATTGGTCGCAAAAAAGAGTTTTTCATCAATCTGTTAGGCCAAAATAATCTAACTCTATTAATCTACATTGGCTTTATCAGCGAACAAATCTGATATTCTGAGCTACTAGAATCGCGAAAAACCATCGTGTTTTAAACAAAGTAGAGGTTACTCACTGCTGCGGGGCGGGTTTAACCGGGTCGTTCGCGATATGTGTATCCAATAGTACTTTCAGCTTATCGAATATATCCGGGAATTGATTAATAACATCTTTATATGGATCGGTTTCCAAATCATATAGCTGATAAATTGGGCCGTCATAAGTTGGAATGTATATCAGCTTCCATTTTTGATTTTGTATGGATCTGTTTTTGGCATAGATAACGTCCGGGTAAAATTTCTCGTTAACGACCAATGTTCCGCTATTTTTATTAGGTATATCCAATAACTCGACAATATTTGGATAGTATATTTGGCGTGGATGTAATCCTGGGATTTTCCCCAGCCATATCCCGGTTTCTTGGTACGCGAAAAGCTCAGGAGATGTCTGATTCTCGATATTAGGAACTAAACTAGTGCCGTCTATATTCTCTGGCCTTGGAATATTCAAAAGTTCCAGCAAGGTCGGCATTACGTCGATCGAGCGAGTAATTGGCTCGAATTCTATACCTTGTGGAATGCCGGGTCCTTTTAAAATCAATGGAATCTTACCGCTCGGGTCGTTTCCGATAAGGGTGTTTCCCTGTCCCCAGCATCCGGTTTCGAAGAAGTCGGCTCCGTGATCACTGTAGATTATGATGATTGTATTGTCTGACAAACCGGATTTATCTATATAGTCTATGATTTTGCCAACCTCGTCATCGAATTGTTTTACACAACTGTCGTAGAGATTGATAATTTGTGGTACGTCGAAAAACTCACTGCTTTTTTCTTGTTTGTTAATAACTTCTTCAGGGGACGCCAGTCGAGTCATTATAAATCGCGACTCTCCTTTGTAATCTCTGGAAGTGAATAAATTATAGTAGGGGTATTCGGAATTGAACGGGACGTGCGTAGTGGACGTGAACAAGTTGATAAAAAAAGGTTGTGAACTTTGTGCGCAGCGGGCCAAATATTTTCTGCACTCGCGGCCCAGTTGGCTCGTTAATGTCGCACCTGCCAAGTAATAAAATTCGGGTAGAAAACGTTTACCTAGTGCATTTTTTGCGAACAGCGATAGAACGTTTCTAATTAGAGAAGGTCCTTGGCGCAATAAAAGTTTAATGTTCCATTGGTCTTCAGCTACAGACGTTTCAGAAAAGTTAAAACTTAGTTTTGCAAAATCACCACCGCACCAGTCGGATATTGCTGCTGTGAGATATCCATGCTGATTAAGTATATCGATCAATGATGCGTGCGGTAACTTGCAATCCGGCTCGGAGGGATAATTGTCTCGAATACGGTGGTTCTGTGGCCATAGGCCGGTAAAAAGCGATGCAATACTCGGAGCAGTTCTGGCCAGAGGGGTGATGCAAGTTTTTAATCTGACGCCTTGGATTCTTAGTTTGTCGATGTTTGGAGTGAGATCGCGTGGGTAACCGTTGCCACCGATACGATCAGAGCGTAACGTATCGGCGCCTATCATGACAATGTTGGTTTTTTTTTGTTTGATTGATCGAATTAGCGGCGGCTCTTCTTCATGCACGGCATAGTAAATAGATAGGTAAAAAATAGCTGTAGCCAATGTGTAAAAAAGAAACGGCAGGTCATGTTCCTGTGCAGAGAAACAAAGTGCAGTAATCCAGGTCAAAATAAAAAATGATAATAATATATTCTTTATTAACCCAATTAAACTGGGGGATAAAAGCTCCCATAAGAAAAATAATCTTGAAAATCTATATTGAAAGGAAATTTGAATGCTTCCTGGAGAGTATAGTAGTTGGTGTAGAAAAAAATAAAATGTGATGGCTGCGCTTGAAATAAAGCAGCCGGGGTAGTTGCTAATCAAATTGAAACTTATATGAGAGGATATTTTTGAAATCGAATAAATAGCAATGCTGCCAGGTAGTGAAGTTAAATTGAATATAATAAATAACCAAAGCGCCAATCTTGCTGTAGCAAGTACTAGGTAGTAGCCAAATTGCTTTTCAATTTCCTTTCGAATTCTGGGGCCGGTTCTTGAATAGTTGCTCGCGGCAAGTGTTATAATGGTAATCGTTAAACAGAGTGCGGTAGTGAAACAACTATAAAGAGATATTAATAAGTTTTCCATCTCTAACGAATGGCTGAGTTTAAGTTACTATCAATGGCTTGTCTTCGGTTGGTTGTTAGTTTTTCGGAGGAGAGTCTTTCTTTTTCTGAAAATTCTTGCATGGCAAATTGCTTTATTAGTACCGATATAAATATCAAATGGTATATCAGATCCCAATAGGACAAGCCTAAAAAGGCGGTGCCTATCATATAGCAAATAATAGAGGCTCTGATCATAGAACTGTAGTGAACTACCCATTCCATGCCGTTAATCTGCTTGGCTTTTCCTTTCAAGCGGGTTAAATTTACAACGCTGCCAATTATCATGGATAGCCATAATCCGAAGGCGATAAAGCCGTGTTCGGCAAGCATTTCAATGTAAGAGCTGTGCCAATCGCGCATGGTGACATGTATCCAGCCATCGAATCCAGCGCCGGTAAATGGGTGACTCAAGGCGTAGTTCCACCCGTCTGTCCAAGCCTCTATCCGTGACATTGCCGAGGCGTCTTCCTCATAGGTCTCGAGAGTATGCATGCGCCCGAACCATTCATCAGGCATGGCTGGTATCATTAAGAATATTCCTGCAATAATAATCGGTATTATCAGGTGTTTACGTCTGCTATTTGAAATCAACATAAAAGTTAATGCTATCATCGTCAAAAGAGCTCCTCGTGACCAAGAAGATAACGAGGCTGCATAAATAACTGGGATGGATAGCGTTATGCCGGTTTTAAGCCATTTTTTAGTTAATTCTTTCTCCAAAACCAATAAAAGAGGGATGGCCATAAGCATGGCTACTGCAAACAAATTATTGTCTTCGAATTGCGTATTTGGCGGGCCGTAAACACGGTGTCCAAATGCAGTTAAAATTGCAAAAATGCCGCCTTTAACAGCTACAATACCAATTGAGGCGCCTATTGTTGAAATCAGGTAATAAAGCTTTTCTCTTGTATTGATTAATACCCATGTAAAATAAAAAGGTATAAATATTTTGCAAATAAACCAAAATTTTGCCCATGCGATTTCCTGTAGTGGCGCCTGAGTTGTTGTAAAAATAAAATATATCCAAAGCGCTATAAAGCTAGCGATGCGCCAGTCTCTAGGAATTGGTTGTTTATCTTTCGTTGCGAATGTACTGGCCGTTACCACTAAAAATAGAACGTAATAAACCGGCAGAGATCTTACGAATCCCCATGCGTAAGCGTGCGGATTTAGATAGCTGAATACTGCTAATGAAAGTACGCCCCACCATGGCTTTTTTATTGCAGCGATAATACAAGCTGCTAAAAATATCAGAACAACAATGTCGCGCACAAAATTATATTTTAATCGGATTGAATGGTGGTGGCTCTTGATTTATTCATATTTCCAAATAAATAAGCAGCCGATGATTTCGCCAGCAGTATAGCTGATGTTCATTGCTTGTCTCAAGCCGCTTCCTGTTTTTAGTAATTGCATTAACCATTTATAGGTTTGTTTAATGCTTTGCACTATTAAAAACGGCGGTACACCAAAAATTGCCCGATTGTATTCTGGGGAGTCATTTAACGCACAGCGGTACCCGGCTAGATAATGAATTTTTATAAAATATTCTTTTTTAAGGCGCCAAGCCTCTATTGCGTGCAGAATGACCATATCCGGCCTGTAACGAATTTTATGTTTCGATTTTAGTAATTGGTTGAACATAATTACGTCTTCGCCACCGCCTATAGTTTTTCCCTTCCGGTCGAATCTTTTATCGAATCTCAGCTCAGGGGTATTGCGGAATAGGTTCATGTCGTAAGCGATATTTCCAGCCCAGATTGGAGTACTCGCATCTTCGATCCAAAAAGCAGAGTTTCCGTGATCCAGTGCGCCTAAAAAACCCAGTAATTCGTCGCTCAGCCAATTTGGGCGTGCCAGCGTTCTAAAATCTATGTCGATGCGGCCGCCCACACATTCGGCGCCTTCGTTGATAATAGCGTCTACCGCTGCTTGCAACAGTCCGGGCTGAGGAAGTTCATCGTCATCGATAAAAACCAGAATGTCGGAGTCGAGAGATTCGGCAATCGCCCGATTACGCGCCGCTACGATACCTTGATTCGGCTCATGTGCGTATCTAAGCTTGGGTCCCGGAAGTTTTGATATACGCTCCAAAACGCTGTGCGTGTCGTCGTCGCTGTTATTATCGATGGCCAGTATTTCGAATGGAATCGGGCATGTTTGCATACGCATTGATGCCACTAAATTCGGCAATCGCTCTGCCCGGTTGAAGGTGCAGAAAGCAAAGGTAAGTTTTCGGCCCGAGCGATTTTTATCCATTTCAATTCGATTGCGGTCGAGAATAGTAGTTTATGTTCGGTAATTGCGAGCAGTCTGGCGTCGTCAAATAGCTTCCCCGTCGGGGAGGCTGTCGATCGAACGGGTTTTTGGAATTTCGTTTAACAGGCCATTACCGATTGCAGTTGTCACTGGATGCCGACATTGATGTGCAACTTGCTTAGTATGCGGCCAGTATAGTAATTCACGATTTTTTTCCAAGAAACGTCGTTGTCGGCATAGGCTAGTTTTCTAGCCAGTACGCTGGGGCTGTCGCCGGAAAATATCGCTATGCGGCGTACTAGAAAGGGGTTGTTTTCGCTTCCGAACCAACCGGGGCGGGTTGTGCAGGCGCGAGAGTAGCCCGAGCGTTCAGCAGCGGCAATCGAATCGGCGTTGAATCGGCCAAACGGATACGCCAAGCTTGTCACTGGGGTGGACAATAAGTTCTCCAGCACTTTTTTTGCGGTTTCGAATTCGGCCAATTGCTGGTCGTAGCTAAGCAGCGATAGGTCAGGATGCGAGCATGTATGGGACGCTATCTCCATGCCTGCTGAATGCATTTCGAGCAACTGTGCGGCGTCGAGCATTTGTGTTTGCCCGGAAGTTTTGCCTAGCCAGTGGGCGTGGCCGCCGATGCAGTCAGTTGTGATAAACCAAGAAGCCTTCATGCCCTGTTCCGCCAATGGTAAAAAAGCCCCTTGGAAGTTGTCTTTGTAACCGTCATCGAAAGTCAGCACCACGCTTTTCTCGGGCAACGACTGCGCTTGGTCCAGGTCCTTGAACAGAACGGTGCTCCAGCCGTTTTGTTGCAGGTATTTTAGGTGCTTGGCGAATACTTGAGATTTTATCGAATACACCGAATCCGGCGTTTCGTCCGGGGTGCCGTGGTACATCAAAATGATGGGGCTGCGTATGTGTGACATTGTTACAACTAATTCGGTGTCGGTTTACGGCTGAGTAGGCTAAAAGTGTATTGCAAAAATCCAAATGTTTCAGTGAAAGTTGGATTGCAATTATACGAGCACGGTTTCGGCGGGCCAGAACGAGTCTTTTGACAGCAATCTGTGTGCGGTAGAATAACCAAGCTATTTACTCGGAATTTAAAGTAGACTAAAATGGTCCTAATTTTGGAGGACGGTGAATGTTGCGGCTGAGTAAATTAACTGATTATGCAACGGTAATCCTAAGCCACATGGCTCGGGAGGCAGATCGTTTACACGGTACTTTTGAGCTCGCCGATGTTACCGGGATTGCCCAGCCGACGGTCAGTAAAATTTTGAAAATTTTGACCAAGGCGCATGTCGTCGTATCGGTGCGCGGCGCTAAAGGCGGATATGCTTTGGCCCGGGAGCCGGGGAGAATCACAGTGGCCACA
Above is a window of Methylomonas koyamae DNA encoding:
- a CDS encoding polysaccharide deacetylase family protein, which codes for MYSIKSQVFAKHLKYLQQNGWSTVLFKDLDQAQSLPEKSVVLTFDDGYKDNFQGAFLPLAEQGMKASWFITTDCIGGHAHWLGKTSGQTQMLDAAQLLEMHSAGMEIASHTCSHPDLSLLSYDQQLAEFETAKKVLENLLSTPVTSLAYPFGRFNADSIAAAERSGYSRACTTRPGWFGSENNPFLVRRIAIFSGDSPSVLARKLAYADNDVSWKKIVNYYTGRILSKLHINVGIQ
- a CDS encoding putative O-glycosylation ligase, exosortase A system-associated; this translates as MRDIVVLIFLAACIIAAIKKPWWGVLSLAVFSYLNPHAYAWGFVRSLPVYYVLFLVVTASTFATKDKQPIPRDWRIASFIALWIYFIFTTTQAPLQEIAWAKFWFICKIFIPFYFTWVLINTREKLYYLISTIGASIGIVAVKGGIFAILTAFGHRVYGPPNTQFEDNNLFAVAMLMAIPLLLVLEKELTKKWLKTGITLSIPVIYAASLSSWSRGALLTMIALTFMLISNSRRKHLIIPIIIAGIFLMIPAMPDEWFGRMHTLETYEEDASAMSRIEAWTDGWNYALSHPFTGAGFDGWIHVTMRDWHSSYIEMLAEHGFIAFGLWLSMIIGSVVNLTRLKGKAKQINGMEWVVHYSSMIRASIICYMIGTAFLGLSYWDLIYHLIFISVLIKQFAMQEFSEKERLSSEKLTTNRRQAIDSNLNSAIR
- a CDS encoding NAD-dependent epimerase, which translates into the protein MRIMVTGTAGFIGSHLAIKLLERGDEVIGIDNLNDYYDVNLKLSRLARIKDYSGFIDVRLDIADRTGIDAAFKRYQPQKVVNLAAQAGVRYSLENPHAYIDSNIVGFINILEGCRHHNVEHLVYASSSSVYGANESMPFSVHDNVDHPLSLYAASKKANELMAHTYSNLYRLPTTGLRFFTVYGPWGRPDMALFLFTKAILAGEKIKVFNYGKHRRDFTYIDDIVEGVMRTLDHNAQPNPDWNGLNPDPGTSRAPWRVYNIGNQNPVELMAYIETLERYLGKTAEKELLPLQPGDVPDTYADVEALVSDVGYKPNTSIEQGIARFVEWYLNYYQV
- a CDS encoding TetR/AcrR family transcriptional regulator, which produces MEQELELTSENTQKKTVSQDEVLQAALKLFAEKGYFNTSLTDIKSALGIKTNSGINQFFKTKQAIAQTLHENILDSLSISIDDIRRRNRKAAEQLREIVDLLFRLTDDAPEVVQFLLFVNSDEFLSEPKPLIETAAFVKIKRIFQNGVKDGEIKAIDPLLAYTYFFGIINHTLEMVLKGGLPKTADSYLSQAWLVAWGCIAKK
- the pgsA gene encoding CDP-diacylglycerol--glycerol-3-phosphate 3-phosphatidyltransferase, encoding MAIRFTIPTYLTLLRIALIPLLAVVFYLPWQYSNIASTLIFLIAGVTDWLDGYLARKMNMQTAFGAFLDPVADKLMVAIVLVLIVQEQGNPFLAVPAAVIIGREIAIASLREWMAEIGQRAKVKVSVLGKWKTTAQMTAVSLLLYREDLFGLPINSMGYWLLYLSAILTLWSMVNYLVAAFSTISE
- a CDS encoding glycosyltransferase codes for the protein MDKNRSGRKLTFAFCTFNRAERLPNLVASMRMQTCPIPFEILAIDNNSDDDTHSVLERISKLPGPKLRYAHEPNQGIVAARNRAIAESLDSDILVFIDDDELPQPGLLQAAVDAIINEGAECVGGRIDIDFRTLARPNWLSDELLGFLGALDHGNSAFWIEDASTPIWAGNIAYDMNLFRNTPELRFDKRFDRKGKTIGGGEDVIMFNQLLKSKHKIRYRPDMVILHAIEAWRLKKEYFIKIHYLAGYRCALNDSPEYNRAIFGVPPFLIVQSIKQTYKWLMQLLKTGSGLRQAMNISYTAGEIIGCLFIWKYE
- the tviB gene encoding Vi polysaccharide biosynthesis UDP-N-acetylglucosamine C-6 dehydrogenase TviB: MLDNIKIGMIGLGYVGLPLAVEFGRKYPTVGFDINRHRIEELRAGRDHTLEVSEEELAAATKLTYSADLQDIADCSVYIVTVPTPINEHKQPDLTPLQKASDLLGKVIKRGDIVIYESTVYPGATEEVCVPILEKVSGLKFNQDFYVGYSPERINPGDKQHRVTNILKVTSGSTPEIAEKVDALYKSIITAGTHKASSIKVAEAAKVIENTQRDVNIALINELALIFNKLGIDTEEVLLAAGTKWNFLPFRPGLVGGHCIGVDPYYLTHKAQAIGYNPEVILSGRRINDGMGVYVVSQLVKLMLKKRIHVQEANVLIMGLTFKENCPDIRNTRVVDIVAELHTYGVNVDVYDPWVNGEEARHEYGISPVDHPEKGKYDAIILAVAHDQFRQMPIAEIRSLGTPQTIIYDLKYLFPADQTDARL
- a CDS encoding SUF system Fe-S cluster assembly regulator; the encoded protein is MLRLSKLTDYATVILSHMAREADRLHGTFELADVTGIAQPTVSKILKILTKAHVVVSVRGAKGGYALAREPGRITVATVISALEGPIALTECSASHKGCDQASGCRIQGNWHLINQKIANALESVTLADMVSPFKQPEEVYISVNQLFR
- a CDS encoding sulfatase gives rise to the protein MENLLISLYSCFTTALCLTITIITLAASNYSRTGPRIRKEIEKQFGYYLVLATARLALWLFIIFNLTSLPGSIAIYSISKISSHISFNLISNYPGCFISSAAITFYFFLHQLLYSPGSIQISFQYRFSRLFFLWELLSPSLIGLIKNILLSFFILTWITALCFSAQEHDLPFLFYTLATAIFYLSIYYAVHEEEPPLIRSIKQKKTNIVMIGADTLRSDRIGGNGYPRDLTPNIDKLRIQGVRLKTCITPLARTAPSIASLFTGLWPQNHRIRDNYPSEPDCKLPHASLIDILNQHGYLTAAISDWCGGDFAKLSFNFSETSVAEDQWNIKLLLRQGPSLIRNVLSLFAKNALGKRFLPEFYYLAGATLTSQLGRECRKYLARCAQSSQPFFINLFTSTTHVPFNSEYPYYNLFTSRDYKGESRFIMTRLASPEEVINKQEKSSEFFDVPQIINLYDSCVKQFDDEVGKIIDYIDKSGLSDNTIIIIYSDHGADFFETGCWGQGNTLIGNDPSGKIPLILKGPGIPQGIEFEPITRSIDVMPTLLELLNIPRPENIDGTSLVPNIENQTSPELFAYQETGIWLGKIPGLHPRQIYYPNIVELLDIPNKNSGTLVVNEKFYPDVIYAKNRSIQNQKWKLIYIPTYDGPIYQLYDLETDPYKDVINQFPDIFDKLKVLLDTHIANDPVKPAPQQ